A single region of the Enterobacter cloacae complex sp. R_G8 genome encodes:
- a CDS encoding dihydrodipicolinate synthase family protein: MFRGVSAFPLTPLKNGTFDEQAFTRLLSPVVEAGVDSLGILGSTGSYAYLTVEERARVTRCAVEHAGGIPVIVSIGALRLDDILRLADDAQTAGVSGVLLAPVSYQRLTDEEVFKLYETVTRQLSVPLCIYDNPATTGFAFSDELLFAVASLPNVGSIKLGRVPEDLSQVRARLPDTVTLGIAGDWRAASALQAGFDVWYSVLAGLFPKAALAIARSGKSTESERLEPLWDLFRRYGSVRVIAAAAEMRGKVAPPGLPFPLQAIQGEPREALSAILAELELA, encoded by the coding sequence ATGTTTCGTGGAGTCAGCGCGTTTCCATTAACGCCCCTGAAAAACGGCACGTTTGATGAGCAGGCGTTTACGCGTCTGCTCTCTCCCGTGGTTGAGGCAGGCGTGGATTCACTGGGCATTCTTGGCTCGACGGGGAGCTATGCCTATCTGACCGTTGAAGAGCGTGCCCGGGTGACACGCTGCGCGGTGGAGCATGCCGGTGGCATACCGGTCATCGTCAGCATCGGCGCACTGCGGCTGGACGATATTCTGCGTCTGGCTGACGACGCGCAAACGGCCGGGGTATCCGGCGTGCTGTTGGCGCCCGTGTCGTACCAGCGATTAACGGATGAGGAAGTGTTTAAGCTCTATGAAACGGTGACCCGCCAGCTCTCCGTACCGCTGTGCATTTACGATAACCCTGCCACGACCGGTTTTGCGTTTAGTGATGAATTGCTATTTGCCGTCGCGTCTCTGCCGAATGTGGGTTCCATCAAGCTTGGCCGCGTGCCGGAGGATCTGTCTCAGGTACGTGCCCGGCTTCCTGATACGGTCACACTGGGTATCGCCGGTGACTGGCGGGCAGCCTCAGCCCTGCAGGCCGGGTTTGACGTGTGGTATTCGGTTCTCGCGGGGTTGTTCCCAAAAGCGGCGCTGGCGATAGCGCGTTCGGGGAAGAGTACTGAGTCAGAACGGTTAGAGCCGCTATGGGATCTGTTCCGTCGTTACGGTAGCGTAAGGGTCATCGCGGCAGCGGCGGAAATGAGGGGAAAAGTGGCACCCCCCGGATTGCCGTTTCCGTTGCAGGCGATTCAGGGAGAGCCGCGCGAGGCGCTTTCAGCGATCCTTGCGGAACTGGAACTGGCCTGA
- a CDS encoding B3/4 domain-containing protein has protein sequence MSLVTPSIDPRLAGIAPGFRALSIVVDAAPITHPEVAPAVLRQACQQMLNDDVPWADAHLSGWDEVFKAFGAKPKRTPCSASALRKRVLKDGSLPPLDPVVDIYNAVSIRYAIPVGGENLAAYTGAPRLTLADGSEPFDTVKEGQPVVEYPEPGEVIWRDDLGVTCRRWNWRQGIRTRLDSQAQTMWFILESLPSMPLTALEEAGADLVDNLQRLMPGAVAHRQLLTL, from the coding sequence ATGTCTCTCGTTACGCCGTCAATAGACCCGCGTCTTGCCGGGATTGCCCCGGGCTTTCGGGCGCTGAGCATTGTGGTTGACGCTGCGCCGATTACCCACCCGGAAGTCGCTCCGGCCGTGCTCAGGCAGGCCTGCCAGCAAATGTTGAATGATGATGTTCCGTGGGCTGACGCGCACCTTTCCGGCTGGGATGAGGTATTCAAGGCCTTCGGCGCAAAACCGAAACGCACGCCCTGCTCGGCATCCGCCCTGCGTAAGCGGGTCTTAAAAGACGGCTCGCTGCCGCCGCTGGATCCGGTGGTGGATATCTACAACGCGGTGAGTATTCGCTACGCCATCCCGGTTGGTGGAGAAAATCTTGCGGCTTACACGGGGGCGCCACGTCTGACGCTGGCCGACGGCAGCGAGCCGTTTGATACCGTCAAAGAGGGGCAGCCGGTGGTGGAATACCCGGAGCCGGGCGAGGTTATCTGGCGCGACGATCTCGGTGTTACCTGCCGTCGCTGGAACTGGCGCCAGGGGATACGCACTCGTCTTGACAGTCAGGCGCAAACCATGTGGTTTATTCTGGAAAGTCTGCCGTCAATGCCGCTTACAGCACTGGAAGAAGCTGGCGCGGACCTGGTGGATAACCTGCAACGTCTGATGCCGGGTGCAGTGGCGCACAGGCAGTTACTGACACTGTAA
- a CDS encoding helix-turn-helix domain-containing protein produces MTEKVNIMTEQGADIAQVSLAVASRIRNWRKEKKLSLDELSRRASVSKGMLVEIEKGAANPSIAILCKLAAALGVSVADIVNVSSEPRVHIIEESAIPVLWQGEKGGRARLLAGTAGPDMIELWQWEMQPGERFTSSGHPAGTFELLHVNEGVLSLTVGEAVTQVAAGASAVAKTEAAHGYANEGNTVLRFTMTVAEFHR; encoded by the coding sequence ATGACTGAAAAAGTCAATATAATGACTGAACAGGGTGCCGATATCGCCCAGGTAAGCCTGGCCGTCGCCAGCCGTATTCGCAACTGGCGTAAAGAGAAAAAACTGTCGCTGGATGAGCTCTCGCGGCGTGCCAGCGTCAGCAAAGGCATGCTGGTGGAGATCGAGAAAGGGGCGGCTAACCCCAGTATCGCAATTCTGTGCAAGCTGGCTGCCGCGCTCGGCGTGTCGGTGGCGGATATTGTGAATGTCTCCAGCGAACCGCGGGTGCATATCATTGAGGAATCGGCGATCCCGGTGCTGTGGCAGGGGGAAAAGGGCGGACGCGCCAGACTGCTGGCAGGAACCGCGGGCCCGGATATGATTGAGCTATGGCAGTGGGAGATGCAGCCGGGAGAGCGATTTACCTCTTCCGGGCATCCGGCGGGAACCTTTGAGCTGTTGCACGTGAACGAAGGCGTTTTATCGCTGACAGTGGGCGAGGCGGTGACGCAGGTTGCTGCCGGGGCATCGGCGGTGGCGAAAACTGAAGCGGCGCACGGCTATGCCAATGAAGGCAATACCGTGCTTCGCTTCACCATGACGGTGGCGGAGTTTCACCGATAA
- the ygjG gene encoding putrescine aminotransferase — MNRLPSSASALACTAHALNLIEKRTLDHEEMKQLNREVIDYFKEHVNPGFLEYRKSVTAGGDYGAVEWQAGSLNTLVDTQGQEFIDCLGGFGIFNVGHRNPVVVSAVQNQLAKQPLHSQELLDPLRAMLAKTLAALTPGKLKYSFFCNSGTESVEAALKLAKAYQSPRGKFTFVATSGAFHGKSLGALSATAKSTFRKPFMPLLPGFRHVPFGDINAMRTVLSECRKTGDDVAAVILEPIQGEGGVILPPQGYLPAVRQLCDEFGALLILDEVQTGMGRTGKMFACEHENVQPDILCLAKALGGGVMPIGATVATEEVFSVLFDNPFLHTTTFGGNPLACAAALATINVLLEQNLPAQAEQKGDMLLDGFRQLGREYPDLIQEARGKGMLMAIEFVDNEIGYSFASEMFRQRVLVAGTLNNAKTIRIEPPLTLTIEQCEQVLKAASKALAALRVSVEEA, encoded by the coding sequence TTGAACAGGTTACCTTCCAGCGCCTCGGCTCTTGCCTGTACCGCGCACGCACTGAATCTCATTGAGAAGCGAACGCTTGATCATGAGGAGATGAAACAACTTAACCGAGAGGTCATCGATTACTTTAAAGAGCACGTCAATCCAGGTTTTCTGGAGTATCGCAAATCTGTTACCGCCGGCGGGGATTACGGAGCCGTAGAGTGGCAAGCGGGAAGTCTGAATACGCTTGTCGACACCCAGGGACAGGAGTTTATTGATTGCCTGGGTGGTTTTGGCATTTTCAACGTGGGGCACCGTAATCCAGTAGTGGTTTCCGCCGTACAGAATCAACTCGCGAAACAACCTCTCCATAGCCAGGAACTGCTCGACCCGCTTCGCGCCATGCTCGCGAAAACGCTGGCAGCCTTAACGCCCGGCAAACTGAAGTACAGTTTCTTTTGCAACAGCGGCACGGAATCGGTCGAAGCGGCGCTTAAACTCGCCAAAGCGTACCAGTCGCCGCGCGGGAAATTCACTTTTGTCGCCACCAGCGGCGCGTTCCACGGTAAATCCCTGGGCGCCCTGTCAGCGACCGCCAAATCCACCTTCCGTAAACCGTTTATGCCGCTGCTGCCGGGCTTCCGCCACGTGCCGTTCGGCGACATTAACGCCATGCGCACCGTGCTCAGCGAATGCCGTAAAACCGGTGATGACGTAGCCGCGGTGATCCTGGAGCCTATTCAGGGTGAAGGCGGCGTGATCCTGCCTCCGCAGGGCTATCTGCCTGCCGTGCGTCAGCTGTGCGATGAGTTTGGCGCATTGCTGATCCTCGACGAAGTGCAGACCGGCATGGGACGTACCGGCAAGATGTTCGCCTGCGAGCACGAGAACGTTCAGCCGGACATTCTGTGTCTGGCGAAAGCGCTCGGCGGCGGCGTAATGCCGATTGGTGCGACGGTTGCCACCGAAGAGGTCTTCTCGGTGCTGTTCGACAACCCGTTCCTGCATACCACCACCTTTGGCGGTAACCCGCTGGCCTGTGCGGCCGCGCTGGCCACCATCAACGTGCTGCTGGAGCAAAACCTGCCTGCGCAGGCGGAGCAGAAAGGCGACATGCTGCTGGACGGTTTCCGTCAGCTGGGACGTGAATACCCGGATCTGATCCAGGAGGCACGAGGCAAAGGGATGCTGATGGCCATTGAGTTTGTTGACAACGAAATCGGCTACAGCTTCGCGAGCGAGATGTTCCGCCAGCGGGTGCTGGTGGCTGGCACGCTCAACAACGCCAAAACCATCCGCATTGAGCCACCGCTGACGCTGACGATTGAGCAGTGTGAGCAGGTGCTGAAGGCGGCGAGTAAAGCGCTGGCGGCACTGCGCGTGAGTGTGGAGGAAGCGTAA
- a CDS encoding PAS domain-containing methyl-accepting chemotaxis protein: MSSPTYVTQNEYLLEDDTTLMSTTDVHSYLTHANDTFVQVSGYQLNELMGQPHNLVRHPDMPKAAFADMWYTLQQGEPWSGIVKNRRKNGDHYWVRANAVPMVRHGKVTGYMSIRTKATAEEIATVEPLYKALNAGRCNKRIHKGLVVRQGWLGKLPAMPLRWRVRGVMAVLFGALAATLVATSAGWVSLVAAAVVLLLGTLLFEQQIVRPIENVARQALKVATGERNSVQHLNRSDELGLTLRAVGQLGLMCRWLIHDVSSQVVSVRDGSDKLAQGNEDLNDRTRQTVANVQQTVATMNQMAASVQSNSETATEVDKLSVAASSAATKGGNAMQTVVKTMDDIADSTQRIGSITTLINDIAFQTNILALNAAVEAARAGEQGKGFAVVAGEVRHLASRSANAANDIRKLIDASASKVQSGSEQVHAAGRTMDDIVEQVKNVTQLIAQISHSTSEQATGLSELTRAVAELDSITQKNADLVEESAQISAMVKHRAGRLQDAVTVLH, from the coding sequence ATGTCCTCTCCAACCTATGTCACCCAGAATGAATATCTTCTGGAGGATGACACCACCTTAATGTCTACCACAGACGTCCACAGCTATCTGACTCATGCTAATGACACCTTTGTTCAGGTGAGTGGCTATCAGCTTAATGAGCTGATGGGTCAGCCGCATAATCTGGTGCGCCACCCTGATATGCCGAAAGCCGCGTTTGCCGATATGTGGTACACCCTGCAACAGGGCGAGCCGTGGAGCGGAATTGTCAAAAACCGCCGTAAAAATGGCGATCACTACTGGGTGCGCGCCAACGCGGTGCCGATGGTGCGCCACGGGAAGGTCACTGGCTATATGTCGATTCGCACCAAAGCGACGGCAGAAGAGATCGCCACCGTGGAGCCACTCTATAAGGCCCTGAATGCCGGACGCTGTAATAAACGGATCCATAAAGGGTTGGTGGTGCGTCAGGGCTGGCTCGGAAAGCTACCGGCGATGCCGCTGCGCTGGCGGGTACGCGGCGTGATGGCAGTGCTCTTTGGCGCGCTCGCCGCCACGCTGGTGGCAACCTCAGCAGGCTGGGTGTCGTTGGTCGCGGCAGCTGTCGTGTTGCTGCTCGGCACGTTGTTGTTTGAGCAGCAGATTGTCCGCCCGATAGAGAACGTGGCGCGTCAGGCGCTGAAGGTGGCAACCGGCGAGCGCAATAGCGTGCAGCATCTCAACCGCAGCGACGAGCTGGGACTCACTCTGCGCGCGGTGGGGCAGTTAGGGCTGATGTGTCGCTGGTTAATCCATGATGTTTCAAGTCAGGTGGTGAGCGTGCGCGACGGCAGCGACAAGCTGGCGCAGGGTAATGAGGATCTGAATGACCGCACGCGTCAGACCGTTGCAAACGTGCAGCAGACCGTGGCGACGATGAACCAGATGGCGGCCTCCGTTCAGAGTAACTCTGAAACCGCCACCGAGGTGGACAAACTCTCCGTAGCCGCCAGCAGTGCGGCAACCAAAGGCGGCAACGCGATGCAGACGGTGGTGAAAACCATGGATGATATCGCCGACAGTACCCAGCGTATCGGCTCCATTACCACCCTGATCAATGATATTGCCTTCCAGACCAATATCCTGGCCCTGAATGCGGCGGTAGAAGCGGCACGAGCCGGTGAGCAGGGCAAAGGCTTTGCGGTGGTGGCTGGTGAAGTTCGCCATCTTGCCAGCCGCAGCGCGAACGCCGCCAACGATATCCGTAAGCTGATTGATGCCAGCGCCAGCAAGGTACAGTCCGGATCTGAGCAGGTACACGCCGCAGGGCGCACCATGGATGATATCGTTGAGCAGGTGAAAAACGTCACGCAGCTGATCGCGCAGATTAGCCATTCCACCTCTGAACAGGCTACCGGGCTCTCGGAGTTAACCCGCGCGGTGGCTGAACTGGACAGCATCACGCAGAAAAACGCGGATCTGGTTGAGGAGAGTGCGCAGATCTCCGCGATGGTAAAACACCGTGCCGGACGTCTTCAGGATGCGGTGACGGTACTCCATTGA
- a CDS encoding methyl-accepting chemotaxis protein produces MFLHDVKIGTKLFLAFGFFIVLMVVSASLSLMSLNRANNGMQSIITSDYPTTVKANQLIDNFQEFISTQQLMLLDEQGTYTAQSQQHLKEISEHITVILGELNKALQDQQSQQVLAEIRGVRQQYLDSRYRILQAVQNHDRAGAVQEMMTNTLKLQQAYKAKVQALIAIQNTEMQNAGVQVESDFRSNRLLLILITLFSVAAGSLIGWFIVRSITRPLGQAVDFAAAIADGDLTGSITSHGKDETGLLLHALMEMKTRLLDIVQQVQTGSENISSAAAQIVAGNQDLAARTEEQASSVEQTAASMEQITATVKNTASHTGEATNLSADAAKVVKNNGEMMKQVTSKMRLINETSNRMSDIIDLIDAIAFQTNILALNAAVEAARAGEHGRGFAVVAGEVRQLAQKSASSASEIRELIESSTSQTQDGMNLVEKASELINGMVGNVEEMDVILREIRQASHEQTEGISQINSAIGLIDATTQQNSALVEESVAAAASLNEQAMHLKELVRVFRVSAHAPA; encoded by the coding sequence ATGTTCTTACATGACGTAAAAATCGGCACGAAATTATTTCTGGCGTTTGGATTCTTTATTGTCCTGATGGTGGTGAGCGCGAGTTTGTCTTTAATGAGTCTGAACCGGGCAAACAACGGGATGCAATCCATCATTACCAGTGATTATCCGACCACGGTAAAAGCGAACCAGTTAATCGACAACTTCCAGGAATTTATTAGCACTCAGCAACTCATGCTGCTGGATGAACAGGGGACGTACACGGCGCAGTCGCAGCAGCATCTCAAAGAGATTAGCGAGCACATCACGGTGATCCTCGGCGAGCTGAACAAGGCACTGCAGGATCAACAATCGCAGCAGGTTCTCGCCGAGATACGCGGCGTGCGCCAGCAGTATCTGGACTCGCGGTATCGTATTTTGCAGGCGGTGCAGAACCACGATCGTGCCGGTGCCGTTCAGGAGATGATGACCAACACGCTAAAACTGCAGCAGGCCTATAAAGCCAAAGTGCAGGCGCTGATTGCGATTCAGAATACCGAGATGCAAAACGCCGGCGTGCAGGTGGAGAGTGATTTCAGGAGCAACCGTCTGTTGCTGATCCTCATCACCCTCTTCAGCGTGGCGGCAGGCAGCCTGATTGGCTGGTTTATCGTGCGTTCCATTACCCGTCCGCTGGGCCAGGCCGTGGACTTTGCGGCGGCGATTGCGGATGGCGATCTCACCGGCAGCATCACCTCGCACGGTAAAGACGAAACCGGCCTGTTGCTGCATGCCCTGATGGAGATGAAAACGCGTCTGCTGGACATTGTGCAGCAGGTGCAGACCGGCTCGGAGAATATCTCCAGCGCCGCCGCGCAGATTGTCGCCGGGAACCAGGATCTGGCCGCGCGCACGGAAGAGCAGGCCAGCTCTGTGGAACAGACCGCGGCCTCGATGGAGCAGATTACCGCGACGGTGAAAAACACCGCTTCGCATACCGGAGAAGCGACCAACCTGTCGGCGGATGCCGCGAAGGTGGTCAAAAACAACGGCGAAATGATGAAGCAGGTGACCAGCAAAATGCGCCTGATTAACGAGACCTCAAACCGGATGTCCGACATCATCGACCTGATCGATGCCATTGCCTTCCAGACCAATATTCTGGCGCTGAACGCGGCGGTGGAAGCGGCCCGGGCGGGCGAGCACGGTCGTGGCTTTGCAGTGGTGGCAGGTGAAGTGCGCCAGCTCGCGCAGAAGAGTGCTTCATCGGCCAGTGAGATCCGTGAGCTGATTGAAAGCTCCACCAGCCAGACGCAGGACGGAATGAACCTGGTTGAGAAGGCGAGCGAGCTGATCAACGGCATGGTGGGCAACGTGGAAGAGATGGATGTGATCCTGCGTGAGATCCGCCAGGCGAGCCACGAGCAGACAGAGGGGATCTCGCAGATTAACAGCGCGATTGGCCTGATTGATGCCACCACCCAGCAAAACTCCGCGCTGGTGGAGGAGTCTGTTGCCGCGGCGGCGTCCCTGAACGAGCAGGCGATGCACCTGAAAGAGCTGGTACGCGTCTTCCGCGTGAGCGCGCACGCACCGGCTTAA
- a CDS encoding PadR family transcriptional regulator — MRHEHDGGGRRPRFFGHGDLRLVILDILTRNASHGYELIKEIENLTQGNYTPSPGVIYPTLDYLQDQAFITITEEENGRKRIAINAAGQQWLDENQEQLEQIQARIKARAVGFQLRKNPQMKRALENFKAVLDLKVNQGALSDAQLKQIVGVIDRAALEISQLD, encoded by the coding sequence ATGCGACACGAACATGATGGCGGTGGACGTCGACCACGCTTTTTTGGTCACGGCGATCTGCGGCTGGTGATTCTGGATATTCTGACCCGCAACGCGAGCCACGGTTACGAGCTGATCAAAGAGATTGAGAACCTGACTCAGGGGAACTATACCCCGAGTCCTGGCGTGATTTACCCGACGCTGGATTATCTTCAGGATCAGGCCTTTATCACCATTACGGAAGAAGAGAATGGGCGTAAGCGTATTGCCATCAACGCGGCAGGACAGCAGTGGCTGGACGAAAACCAGGAACAGCTGGAGCAGATTCAGGCGCGGATCAAAGCGCGCGCGGTCGGTTTCCAGCTACGCAAAAACCCGCAGATGAAGCGGGCCCTGGAAAACTTCAAAGCGGTGTTGGATTTGAAGGTGAATCAGGGAGCGCTCAGCGACGCGCAGCTTAAGCAGATCGTTGGCGTGATCGACCGCGCGGCGCTGGAGATCTCCCAGCTGGATTAA
- a CDS encoding siderophore-interacting protein, which translates to MATTRYPQRVRNELRFRELNVLRVERVSAGFQRIVLGGEALEGFSSRGFDDHTKVFFPAPGTTFVPPVVTDDGIDWGDGVRPQTRDYTPLYDAAKHELVLDFFVHDGGVASQWAVEAKAGDRLTIGGPRGSLVVAEDYAWQLYVCDESGMPALRRRLEGIASLPNRPEIHAVVTVGDESYKDYLAHLSAFNITWVTGHNEQAVAEHLAALNVPAEDYFIWLTGEGKVVKNLSRLFETEAIDQQLVRASAYWHAK; encoded by the coding sequence ATGGCAACCACCCGCTATCCACAACGCGTGCGTAACGAGCTGCGTTTTCGTGAACTGAACGTGCTCCGTGTTGAGCGTGTAAGCGCTGGTTTTCAGCGCATTGTTTTAGGCGGCGAGGCGCTGGAGGGCTTTAGCTCCCGCGGTTTCGACGACCACACCAAAGTGTTTTTCCCGGCTCCGGGAACAACATTTGTACCGCCGGTGGTCACCGACGACGGCATTGACTGGGGGGACGGCGTGCGTCCGCAAACCCGCGACTACACGCCGCTGTATGACGCCGCGAAGCACGAGCTGGTGCTCGATTTCTTCGTGCATGACGGCGGCGTTGCCAGCCAGTGGGCAGTAGAGGCGAAAGCGGGCGACAGGCTGACGATTGGTGGTCCGCGCGGTTCTCTGGTGGTCGCGGAGGATTACGCCTGGCAGCTGTACGTGTGCGATGAGTCCGGGATGCCGGCGTTGCGTCGCCGCCTGGAAGGCATCGCCAGCTTGCCGAATCGCCCGGAAATTCACGCGGTGGTCACCGTCGGGGATGAATCGTACAAGGACTATCTGGCGCACCTGAGCGCGTTCAACATCACCTGGGTGACAGGCCACAACGAGCAGGCAGTGGCTGAGCATCTGGCGGCGCTGAACGTTCCGGCGGAAGATTACTTTATCTGGCTGACCGGGGAAGGGAAGGTGGTTAAAAACCTGAGCCGTCTGTTTGAGACGGAGGCTATCGATCAGCAGCTGGTGCGTGCCAGCGCGTACTGGCACGCGAAATAG
- a CDS encoding DNA repair ATPase, with translation MSTPIKRLEIIKNAIELEDDDIIQSQLTRLKNEAFDDELQAIVVALEQKNYTAAIAAIAAWLQSQRAVTPWRDPQVAASKLELKALEERLRDLIDRRNARVQQLDEFNDLYFSRLGPLMQQILALRKTLAELNLRRQQAEARRREEDYRRCQRYMAQAVEVLATLTQRWRDLPADSVQAAEARKHLQQQSNLIANLLAEALELESGLTREEEPARQARDEANEEYEKYREQHQDAEVRLRKGKDLSQEDRDELKRLWRQASKLCHPDLVADDLKEEANAMMVQLNQAKQRGDVKAIRSLVARLQQGFEPLMASDRLNDLERIRKKMAQVREQIDTLVNELAELEKEESWLLVSSLSNMEAYFAQQEKALNEVRASLEHQVSEAQLDSAA, from the coding sequence ATGAGCACACCGATCAAACGGCTAGAAATCATTAAAAATGCCATTGAACTGGAAGATGACGACATCATTCAGAGCCAGCTGACCCGGCTGAAAAATGAAGCGTTTGACGATGAGCTACAGGCAATCGTCGTGGCGCTTGAGCAGAAAAATTACACCGCAGCCATCGCCGCGATTGCCGCCTGGCTGCAGAGCCAGCGTGCCGTTACCCCCTGGCGCGATCCGCAGGTCGCCGCGAGCAAACTGGAACTGAAAGCGCTGGAAGAGCGACTGCGCGATCTGATTGACCGCCGTAACGCACGCGTACAGCAGCTTGATGAGTTTAACGATCTCTATTTCTCCCGCCTGGGTCCGCTGATGCAGCAGATCCTCGCCCTGCGTAAAACGCTGGCCGAGCTGAACCTGCGCCGCCAGCAGGCTGAAGCGCGTCGTCGCGAGGAAGACTATCGCCGCTGTCAGCGCTACATGGCCCAGGCCGTGGAGGTGCTGGCAACACTCACCCAGCGCTGGCGCGATCTGCCTGCCGATTCCGTACAGGCAGCCGAGGCGCGTAAGCATCTGCAGCAGCAAAGTAACCTGATTGCCAACCTGCTGGCCGAGGCGCTGGAGCTGGAGAGCGGCTTAACGCGTGAGGAAGAGCCAGCGCGTCAGGCGCGTGACGAGGCCAACGAAGAGTACGAGAAATACCGCGAGCAGCATCAGGATGCCGAAGTGCGTCTGCGTAAAGGGAAGGATCTTTCACAAGAGGATCGGGACGAGCTGAAACGGCTCTGGCGGCAGGCGAGTAAGCTGTGTCACCCGGATCTGGTGGCGGACGATTTGAAAGAAGAAGCCAACGCGATGATGGTGCAACTCAACCAGGCTAAACAGCGTGGCGACGTCAAAGCCATTCGTTCTCTGGTGGCGCGCCTGCAGCAGGGCTTCGAGCCGCTGATGGCCAGCGACAGGCTGAACGATCTGGAGCGCATCCGCAAAAAAATGGCCCAGGTTCGCGAGCAGATCGACACCTTAGTGAACGAGCTGGCGGAGCTGGAGAAAGAAGAATCCTGGCTGCTGGTGTCGTCGCTCAGCAATATGGAAGCGTACTTCGCGCAGCAGGAAAAGGCGCTGAACGAGGTCCGCGCCTCGCTCGAACATCAGGTGAGCGAAGCGCAGCTCGATTCGGCAGCGTAA
- a CDS encoding ShlB/FhaC/HecB family hemolysin secretion/activation protein encodes MSGKTSILQVLAGMALLAGAAQAAPLTPADRNTIQQQQQQLLDENQRQREELERSVVLPRPVQPDSTATPQGPCFVISRIELTGATLLSPLARDRLVAPWVNQCLDMARLNALTNAVSDWYISRGYITSRAFLTEQDLSGGVLHLAVLEGKLQQIRLEGVPARTLSMTFPGLEGKILNLRDIEQGMEQLNRVRQTPVEIEILPGDRQGYSVVNLTASPEFPLGGSVSFDNSGQKSTGTGQLNGALYGNNLLGLADKWFISGGRSSDFSNSHDAQNFAAGVSVPYGYGLLDYSYSWSNYLSTIDNNGWLWRSTGDTETHRLNGSWVLFRNGDIKTGVSAGITHRINHNYLDDVLLATSSRKLSSFSLGLNHTQKIASGVATLNPTFTQGVPWFGAEDDNDKHGDVPKAEFRKWSVNGSFQRPVADGLWWLTSVYFQWSPDRLYGSERLTLGGETSVRGFKEQYLSGDNGGYWRNELNYSLFTLPWVGDVGLLAAVDGGWLKKDGFDRYASGTLWGAAFGLTTAHRGYSSQFTVGTPMAYPDWLAPDHLTIYYRVSVAF; translated from the coding sequence ATGTCAGGGAAAACGTCGATACTACAGGTGCTGGCTGGCATGGCCTTGCTGGCAGGTGCTGCGCAGGCGGCCCCCCTGACTCCGGCCGACCGTAATACTATTCAGCAGCAACAGCAGCAGCTTCTGGATGAAAACCAGCGCCAGCGTGAAGAGCTGGAGCGCAGCGTGGTATTACCGCGTCCTGTTCAGCCCGACAGTACCGCGACCCCGCAAGGTCCCTGTTTTGTTATCTCGCGTATCGAACTGACGGGCGCCACCCTTCTTTCTCCGTTAGCCAGAGATCGCCTGGTTGCGCCGTGGGTGAACCAGTGTCTTGATATGGCGCGTCTCAATGCCCTGACCAACGCCGTCTCTGACTGGTATATCAGCCGGGGGTATATTACCAGCCGCGCCTTTTTAACCGAGCAGGATCTCTCTGGTGGCGTACTGCATCTCGCGGTGCTGGAAGGCAAACTCCAGCAAATCCGGCTTGAAGGGGTTCCCGCCCGCACGCTGAGCATGACCTTCCCCGGCCTCGAAGGGAAAATTCTTAACCTGCGCGATATCGAACAGGGCATGGAGCAGCTCAATCGCGTACGTCAGACCCCGGTTGAAATTGAAATTTTGCCCGGCGACAGGCAGGGCTATTCTGTCGTTAATCTGACGGCTTCGCCTGAATTCCCGCTCGGCGGTTCAGTGAGTTTCGATAACAGCGGGCAAAAGAGTACCGGTACCGGACAACTCAATGGCGCGCTGTACGGCAATAACCTGCTGGGGCTGGCGGATAAGTGGTTTATCAGCGGCGGGCGCAGCAGCGATTTTTCGAACAGCCATGATGCGCAGAATTTTGCCGCCGGGGTCAGCGTGCCTTATGGCTACGGCTTGCTGGACTACAGCTACAGCTGGAGCAACTACCTCAGTACCATCGATAATAATGGCTGGCTCTGGCGTTCGACGGGCGACACAGAAACCCACCGTCTGAATGGCTCCTGGGTGCTGTTCCGCAATGGCGATATCAAAACCGGCGTGTCGGCGGGCATCACCCACCGCATCAACCATAACTATCTCGACGATGTTCTGCTGGCTACCAGCAGCCGCAAACTTTCAAGTTTCTCCCTGGGCCTTAACCACACGCAAAAAATTGCCTCTGGCGTGGCGACCCTGAACCCGACCTTCACTCAGGGTGTGCCGTGGTTTGGCGCCGAAGATGATAACGACAAACATGGCGATGTGCCGAAAGCCGAGTTCCGCAAATGGAGCGTCAACGGCAGTTTTCAGCGCCCGGTTGCTGACGGGCTGTGGTGGTTGACCAGCGTCTATTTTCAGTGGTCGCCGGACCGGCTATACGGCAGCGAGCGCCTGACGCTGGGGGGAGAGACCTCCGTGCGCGGCTTCAAAGAGCAGTACCTCTCCGGTGATAACGGCGGTTACTGGCGAAATGAACTCAATTATTCGCTCTTTACGCTGCCGTGGGTGGGGGATGTTGGTCTGCTGGCGGCAGTTGACGGTGGCTGGCTGAAGAAGGACGGCTTTGACCG